The sequence CTTCTGAGGGATCGCCCGGTGCTGCTGCTCGATGAGCCGTTCGCGGCACTCGGCCCGGGGCTGAAGCGCGACATGCTGGACCTGCTGGCGGAGATCGTGGCGGAGCGGAGGCTGACGGCCCTCATTGTAACCCACGACCCGGAAGACGCGAAGCGGGTGGCGACTGAAACGCTGTTGGTCGCCGATGGCGTCGCGGAGGCGCCGCGGGAGACGGGGGAGCTTTTCGCCGCGCCAACGCCCGCGTTGCAGGCGTATCTCGGGGACGACTGATCGCTGAGAGCTGAGGGCCCGGCCTGTCAGCCGGGCGGGAAACTTGAGAAGTTCAGCTTAATGAAAAGGGCCGGAGATCACTCTCCGGCCCTTCCAGTCAGAATTCAGCCGATCAGGCGTCGTCGCTGCGCCGGTGCTTCACGTCGTGCCACAGCTTCTTGTTGGTGAGGTACAACAGCACCGTCAGCAGGCCGAGGAACAACACCGCAGTCAGGCCGAAAGCCTTGCGCTGGTTCAGCTTCGGCTCGGCCGCCCACATCAGGAAGGCCGCGACGTCGACCGACAGGCTCTCCAGATCGTTGGGCGCGCCGTCGGCGTGCTCGATGTCCTCGCCCCAGAGCGGCGGGGCCATCGCGATCCAGCCGCCCGGGAAGGCGGTGTTCTCGTAGTAGATCACGCCCGCTTCCTCGCGCTCCTCACCGGTGTAGCCGGTCAGGACGGAGGCGATGTACTCCGGCCCGCCCATGCCGTTGATGAGTTGGCTGATGCCGGTGCCGTAGGGGCCGTGGAAGCCCGCGCGCGCCTTGGCGAGCAGCGACATGTCGGGCGCCGTCTCCATCTGCGAACCCGGGAAGCGGTCCGTAAGGCCCGCCTCACGCTCGTCACCCGGCTGGGCGTCGAGGCTGTCATCGGGCACGAAGTAGTTGGAGGCGAGCTCCGTCACCATCTCCGGCGGCATGTTGGGGCCCGAAGGCTCCGTCAGGTTCCGGAAATAGACGTACTCCATCCCGTGACAGGCCGCGCAGACGTTGTGGTAGACGGCGAGCCCGCGCTGGAGTTGTGCCGTGTCGTAGCTGCCGAACGGTCCCTCGAACGGGAAGTCGTAGTCGACGGTTTCGCCGTCGCCCCCGGCAGCATGGGCGCTGCCGAAGGTCAGGGTGAAGGCCGCAAGGGCCGTGAGGATGATCTTTTT is a genomic window of Pontivivens ytuae containing:
- a CDS encoding cytochrome c1; protein product: MKKIILTALAAFTLTFGSAHAAGGDGETVDYDFPFEGPFGSYDTAQLQRGLAVYHNVCAACHGMEYVYFRNLTEPSGPNMPPEMVTELASNYFVPDDSLDAQPGDEREAGLTDRFPGSQMETAPDMSLLAKARAGFHGPYGTGISQLINGMGGPEYIASVLTGYTGEEREEAGVIYYENTAFPGGWIAMAPPLWGEDIEHADGAPNDLESLSVDVAAFLMWAAEPKLNQRKAFGLTAVLFLGLLTVLLYLTNKKLWHDVKHRRSDDA